In one window of Bifidobacterium crudilactis DNA:
- a CDS encoding APC family permease, giving the protein MTAGTLGSGEQAIAAEHTAEPKLKRTMGLRSVMMFGLAYMTPIIVLGTFGVIAELSHGATAMSYTVALVAMLFTAGSYGRMSVLYPESGSAYTYIGKSINPKLGFLVGWAVLLDYLFLPMVVWLIGASYLNAEFPGVPIWVWILGFVIVTTVLNIFGLNVADKVNFALMSFQALVIGIFVVLSLRSVIVGGGVASAFSTQPFLGSGSGVSGIVAGAAIAAYSFLGFDAVTTLSEETKNPRKTMPKAIMLVAAVGGLIFIIVAYTTQLVHPGGTFDNASSAAFEIAGQIGGNLFTAIFIAGLCFGQFTSGIATQASASRLLYVMGRDGVLPKKIFGRLSSKFNTPVLSILLVGIVGLIAMFLDVATSTSFVNFGAFTAFTLVNVSVIASYFKVSPETRAKLMPGGWLRNIAFPTLGSLFCAYLLINLDKQALVLGLSWLAIGIVILAALTKGFKHNPPEYEAE; this is encoded by the coding sequence ATGACCGCAGGAACACTTGGAAGCGGCGAACAGGCCATCGCCGCGGAGCACACGGCAGAACCTAAGTTGAAGCGCACGATGGGCCTGCGCTCCGTCATGATGTTCGGTCTGGCGTATATGACGCCCATCATCGTCCTCGGCACCTTCGGCGTCATCGCCGAACTCTCGCATGGAGCCACGGCGATGTCCTACACCGTTGCCCTGGTCGCCATGCTCTTCACCGCAGGCAGCTACGGTAGGATGTCCGTGTTGTACCCCGAATCGGGCTCGGCATACACCTACATCGGCAAATCGATTAATCCCAAGCTCGGATTCCTGGTGGGTTGGGCCGTGCTTCTCGACTATCTGTTCCTGCCCATGGTCGTCTGGCTCATCGGCGCGTCATATCTCAATGCCGAATTCCCCGGCGTGCCCATCTGGGTGTGGATTCTTGGCTTCGTGATTGTCACGACCGTTTTGAACATCTTCGGCCTCAATGTCGCCGACAAGGTGAATTTTGCACTGATGAGCTTCCAGGCTCTGGTCATCGGCATCTTCGTCGTTCTTTCCCTGCGTAGCGTCATCGTGGGTGGCGGCGTCGCCTCCGCATTCAGCACCCAACCGTTCCTGGGTTCGGGTTCTGGCGTCTCGGGCATCGTTGCCGGCGCAGCCATAGCCGCTTATTCCTTCCTGGGATTCGATGCAGTGACCACGCTTTCCGAGGAAACCAAGAATCCTCGTAAAACGATGCCGAAAGCCATCATGCTCGTCGCGGCGGTCGGCGGCTTGATTTTCATCATCGTCGCCTACACCACGCAGTTGGTTCACCCCGGTGGCACCTTCGACAATGCATCATCAGCGGCGTTTGAAATCGCGGGGCAGATAGGCGGGAATCTCTTTACGGCCATCTTCATCGCAGGTCTGTGCTTCGGGCAGTTCACTTCGGGCATCGCCACACAGGCCAGCGCGTCGCGTCTGCTCTATGTCATGGGACGCGACGGCGTGCTGCCCAAAAAAATCTTCGGCCGACTCAGCTCGAAATTCAACACTCCGGTGCTCAGCATCCTGCTTGTCGGCATCGTAGGCCTCATCGCCATGTTCCTTGATGTGGCGACTTCGACCTCCTTCGTCAATTTCGGGGCTTTCACCGCATTCACACTGGTCAACGTCAGCGTCATAGCCTCATATTTCAAAGTCTCGCCGGAAACCAGGGCGAAGCTGATGCCGGGCGGATGGCTGCGCAATATCGCCTTCCCCACATTGGGCTCGCTCTTCTGCGCTTATCTGCTTATCAATCTCGACAAACAGGCGTTGGTACTCGGACTCTCCTGGCTTGCCATCGGCATCGTCATCCTGGCTGCATTGACCAAAGGATTCAAACACAATCCGCCTGAATACGAAGCGGAATGA
- a CDS encoding carbon-nitrogen hydrolase family protein, with amino-acid sequence MTDTRNFTIALAQYAQIPLSDDESFDRFAQTVAAICAGHDAAGNSPELVAFPEMHLFGTGSLNEEDANRAQEAAAVEFPDTSSQPVSVVEASDSLLSKCANLAKKHGIWLVPGTFCERNPSGGIYNTAAVFSPDGLLVGSYRKICPWRPYERYIPGNSFTVVDLPGKGRLGLTICYDAWFPEIARQVAWLGADLILNLVRTTTPDRRQELVLARATAITNQVFVASVNAAAPQGVGDSVLVDAEGELLDVCRGDEEALLTRTIDLDMVDHVRRIGTAGSNRLWEQFRPDDDDILLPLYEGHISAARWHPQSGPGRRR; translated from the coding sequence ATGACGGATACACGAAATTTCACCATCGCGTTGGCGCAATACGCCCAGATTCCGCTCTCCGACGATGAGTCCTTCGACCGCTTCGCACAAACAGTCGCCGCAATCTGCGCCGGCCACGATGCGGCAGGAAACAGTCCGGAACTGGTGGCTTTCCCCGAGATGCACCTATTCGGCACCGGCTCGCTCAACGAGGAGGATGCGAATCGGGCACAGGAGGCCGCCGCCGTGGAATTTCCCGACACCTCCTCGCAACCCGTCTCCGTGGTCGAAGCGTCCGATTCCCTGCTCTCCAAGTGCGCGAATCTTGCCAAGAAGCATGGCATCTGGCTCGTTCCAGGTACCTTCTGCGAACGCAATCCGTCTGGAGGAATATACAACACCGCAGCCGTATTCTCTCCGGATGGCCTGCTCGTCGGCAGCTACCGCAAAATCTGCCCCTGGAGGCCTTATGAGCGGTATATTCCAGGGAATTCCTTTACCGTCGTTGACCTGCCGGGCAAAGGACGCCTCGGCCTGACAATCTGCTATGACGCATGGTTCCCTGAAATCGCCCGCCAGGTCGCGTGGCTCGGCGCCGACCTCATCCTCAATCTGGTACGCACCACGACTCCGGACCGCAGACAGGAACTCGTACTGGCACGCGCCACGGCAATCACCAACCAGGTCTTCGTCGCCAGTGTGAACGCCGCCGCGCCTCAGGGTGTGGGCGATTCGGTCCTGGTCGACGCCGAAGGTGAGCTTCTTGATGTCTGCCGAGGCGACGAGGAAGCCTTGCTGACCCGCACCATCGACCTCGATATGGTCGACCATGTCCGCCGCATCGGAACGGCGGGGAGCAACAGACTTTGGGAGCAGTTCAGACCCGATGACGACGACATCCTCCTACCACTCTATGAAGGCCACATCAGTGCCGCCCGCTGGCACCCGCAATCCGGACCCGGCAGACGACGCTGA
- a CDS encoding PucR family transcriptional regulator: MTISLRSLLARSDLHLQVVVPGHPESVDAPISWVHSTELADPTPYLEGGELILLTGLAMADDVANDEQRQYARRLVKAGIRGIGFGVGVRHQRIPTWLVEQCTQYGLPLFSVPAPTPFIAITKEVSRKLTDERQRGFARAYNDQRQLMRSVHTLYPVSSIVSKLAEIIGGWAALINPAGTVIESSHRFLPVHIDALGDALTFSVLGEAKFINVKGYDVAVFHVASPAGDTLGYLVAGRKGVTGSLDHTPVVAAVSLLSLAISRSTDANRVLSRLRASMVRRCLEGHAASVRPYAHDLWDGMPAEPLCAMRLLGDMSALEAAQRLVEPFRKSLVKNLNPVVFGMVEDDLWIIVSQSNVSEWVSQLGRDGSVVLGVSSASTWLDMARARHEAYQAAAEAKTTGAASVQYGQGSAAGTLENLLEPSLLRAFADLKLAPLRNVTFNLSTGPHTDRDAATDGDSLSVGAIEVLHAWIEAQGKMEEAARTLEIHRHTMSKYMARIARLLSVDLKDPGAVAELWFACRYARPVRR, from the coding sequence ATGACGATTTCATTGCGTAGTCTGCTGGCCCGCTCCGACCTGCATCTGCAAGTGGTGGTCCCAGGCCATCCGGAATCGGTGGATGCGCCGATTTCATGGGTTCATTCCACCGAGCTCGCCGATCCGACACCCTATCTGGAAGGCGGTGAACTGATACTGCTGACCGGACTCGCAATGGCTGACGACGTCGCCAACGACGAGCAGCGGCAATACGCCAGAAGACTGGTCAAGGCGGGCATTCGGGGGATTGGCTTCGGCGTGGGTGTCAGACATCAGCGTATTCCGACATGGCTTGTGGAGCAATGCACGCAATATGGCTTGCCGTTGTTCAGCGTTCCCGCCCCGACGCCATTCATCGCGATCACCAAGGAGGTGTCGAGAAAGCTCACCGATGAGAGACAGCGGGGCTTCGCGCGCGCCTATAACGACCAGCGTCAGCTCATGCGATCCGTGCATACGCTGTATCCGGTGAGCTCAATCGTCTCCAAGCTTGCCGAGATTATCGGCGGATGGGCGGCATTGATCAATCCGGCGGGAACGGTTATCGAGTCTTCGCACCGTTTTCTGCCCGTGCACATCGATGCCTTGGGCGACGCCCTGACCTTCAGTGTTCTGGGAGAGGCGAAATTCATCAATGTCAAAGGCTATGACGTGGCGGTGTTCCATGTCGCCTCGCCGGCGGGAGACACCTTGGGGTATCTGGTGGCCGGCAGAAAAGGGGTCACGGGGTCGTTGGACCATACACCGGTTGTGGCCGCAGTCTCCTTGCTTTCTCTGGCCATAAGCCGCTCCACGGATGCCAACAGGGTGCTTTCGCGGCTGAGGGCCTCGATGGTGCGTCGATGTCTGGAAGGCCATGCCGCTTCGGTGCGCCCGTACGCCCATGACCTATGGGATGGCATGCCGGCTGAACCCTTGTGCGCCATGCGATTACTCGGCGATATGAGTGCCCTGGAGGCAGCGCAGCGTCTGGTCGAGCCCTTCCGCAAATCCCTGGTCAAGAACCTCAATCCTGTGGTGTTCGGCATGGTTGAGGATGATCTGTGGATCATCGTTTCCCAGTCCAACGTCTCGGAATGGGTCAGTCAGCTCGGCAGGGACGGCAGCGTGGTGTTGGGTGTCTCATCGGCGTCGACCTGGCTGGACATGGCTCGGGCCAGACACGAGGCGTATCAGGCCGCGGCTGAGGCGAAAACCACCGGTGCCGCTTCGGTGCAATACGGACAAGGCAGTGCCGCGGGGACCTTGGAGAATCTGTTGGAACCTTCTTTGCTACGGGCATTCGCAGATCTTAAACTCGCGCCTTTGCGGAATGTGACCTTCAATCTTTCCACAGGTCCGCATACCGACCGTGATGCCGCCACGGATGGCGACTCCTTGAGTGTGGGGGCGATCGAGGTGCTGCACGCGTGGATCGAAGCGCAGGGGAAGATGGAAGAGGCCGCCAGAACGCTGGAGATTCACAGACATACGATGAGCAAATACATGGCCCGTATCGCCAGATTGCTGTCCGTCGATCTGAAGGATCCCGGTGCGGTGGCCGAACTCTGGTTCGCCTGCCGATACGCTCGGCCGGTACGTCGGTAG
- a CDS encoding MFS transporter, producing the protein MQAVSLYARIFEIPGTKSFSAAAALARLPISMIPLGTVLAINSIYGDWTSSGIVSALNVIGIASGTPLFARLFDRYGQHAVGRVAVVLSIGSMLVFAVAVLLRAPLWLLVILAFVMGATQFSFGALVRTRWSWVLGRSGHSELLTTAYAFESAVDELIFIVGPIFATVLATSVHPVSQLFVPALALCVGGFAFFSLVDTQPSFVRKASAAEAETVREARHSGTSGQSRAEGLGSGDKSFGAIARRLLPLFPGVLSVMLSYMLLNLAFNGYDVSIVALTKAQGKAGLVGVMVAVFASGSLVGGLVYGSRSWRRSLWTRYCVLLFLLGLGYLSFRLALSNLLVLGLLQFVAGLFIAPTIATCNMIVQHAVASEHLTEGLSWLGALGALGASAGSAITGVVLDAHGPEQGFAIPWIATLIASAIVALHIVVGRHRRLPVR; encoded by the coding sequence ATGCAGGCCGTCAGTCTGTATGCCAGAATCTTTGAGATTCCGGGGACGAAATCATTTTCCGCTGCGGCGGCGCTGGCGCGCTTGCCGATTTCGATGATTCCCCTCGGCACGGTGCTGGCCATCAACAGCATCTACGGTGACTGGACGAGTTCCGGCATCGTGAGCGCACTGAACGTGATCGGCATAGCATCCGGAACGCCGCTCTTCGCAAGACTATTCGACCGCTATGGGCAGCATGCGGTGGGAAGAGTCGCCGTGGTGCTGTCCATCGGCAGCATGCTCGTATTCGCTGTTGCCGTGCTGCTGAGAGCTCCGTTGTGGTTGCTCGTCATCCTGGCCTTCGTGATGGGCGCGACGCAGTTCTCCTTCGGGGCGCTGGTGAGAACGCGCTGGTCATGGGTGCTTGGGCGTTCAGGACATAGTGAACTGCTGACCACGGCCTATGCCTTCGAATCCGCAGTCGACGAGCTGATTTTCATCGTCGGGCCCATTTTCGCCACGGTTCTGGCCACTTCGGTGCACCCGGTCTCACAGCTGTTCGTACCTGCCTTGGCGCTCTGCGTCGGAGGTTTCGCCTTCTTCTCCCTGGTGGACACACAGCCATCCTTCGTGCGGAAAGCATCTGCCGCCGAAGCCGAGACGGTAAGGGAAGCGCGGCATTCAGGAACCAGCGGCCAGAGCCGAGCTGAGGGCCTCGGCAGCGGTGACAAGTCGTTCGGGGCAATCGCCCGTCGACTGCTGCCCTTGTTTCCCGGAGTGCTGTCGGTGATGCTGAGTTACATGCTGCTGAACCTGGCGTTCAATGGCTACGATGTGAGCATTGTGGCCCTCACCAAAGCTCAGGGCAAGGCCGGCCTGGTCGGGGTCATGGTCGCTGTTTTCGCCTCGGGCTCCTTGGTGGGAGGGCTCGTATACGGTTCTCGAAGCTGGAGACGATCACTCTGGACACGCTATTGCGTGCTGCTGTTCCTGTTGGGATTGGGATATCTGTCGTTCCGTCTGGCATTGAGCAATCTGCTGGTGCTCGGATTGCTGCAATTCGTAGCGGGGCTGTTCATCGCACCCACCATCGCCACCTGCAATATGATCGTTCAGCATGCAGTGGCCTCGGAACACCTGACCGAAGGGCTTTCGTGGCTAGGTGCCCTCGGAGCTCTGGGTGCCTCGGCGGGGTCGGCCATCACCGGCGTGGTGCTTGATGCGCACGGGCCCGAACAGGGCTTTGCCATTCCTTGGATTGCTACCCTGATTGCCAGTGCAATAGTCGCTCTGCACATCGTCGTCGGCAGGCACCGGAGGCTGCCGGTGAGGTAA
- a CDS encoding type II toxin-antitoxin system RelE family toxin — MSYHVRLTPAALKQLRKMDRFDARIITDWITDRLEGCDNPRAFGKPLSANRAGEWRYRIGKYRVLCIIQDNELIVHVFSIEHRSTVYR; from the coding sequence GTGAGCTACCACGTTCGTCTGACCCCGGCCGCGCTCAAACAACTCAGGAAGATGGACCGCTTCGACGCGAGAATCATCACCGACTGGATCACCGACCGGCTCGAAGGCTGCGACAACCCCCGCGCCTTCGGCAAACCTCTGAGCGCGAACAGGGCAGGAGAATGGCGCTACCGTATTGGCAAGTACCGGGTCCTGTGCATAATCCAGGACAACGAACTCATTGTGCATGTGTTCAGCATCGAACATCGAAGTACCGTCTACCGCTAA
- the relB gene encoding type II toxin-antitoxin system RelB family antitoxin encodes MTTMTMRVDDTDAKLIKEYAGFHGMSVSDFARTAMLEKIEDAHDLAALRDAIEADDGTRYTLDQVKKELDL; translated from the coding sequence ATGACCACGATGACCATGAGAGTCGATGACACGGATGCAAAACTCATCAAGGAGTATGCCGGGTTCCACGGCATGAGTGTCAGCGATTTCGCCCGCACGGCCATGCTCGAGAAGATTGAGGACGCGCACGACCTCGCAGCCCTACGAGACGCTATCGAAGCCGACGACGGCACCAGGTACACCCTCGACCAGGTGAAGAAGGAACTCGATCTGTGA
- the trhA gene encoding PAQR family membrane homeostasis protein TrhA, translating into MSTASRPVNSQMPAAKVTASDRLGQIRSSGEVPVTTQISDRIQKPRLRGILHLMAFPVSVIASMVLIALAPSGELKIGASIYALSTMLLFGNSAMLHVGRWGRRMNTILCQIDYANIFIIIAGTNTVFLLTLHTPLRWTYLAIIWTVAFLGSVCHAIWHENHDWLFTTIYVVLGLTAVLLLPLLWNAPNHGHAVTILLAVGGAAYIAGACCFAMRRPNPFPGWFEYHEVFHAGTIVGYVCHAVAAFLAITSAAVV; encoded by the coding sequence ATGAGTACTGCATCGAGGCCTGTCAACAGCCAAATGCCAGCAGCCAAAGTGACTGCATCGGACAGACTCGGTCAAATTCGCTCCTCCGGCGAAGTTCCGGTGACGACACAGATTTCCGATCGTATTCAAAAACCACGATTGCGGGGAATTCTCCATCTGATGGCGTTCCCGGTCAGCGTCATCGCCTCGATGGTCCTGATCGCGCTGGCCCCCTCAGGAGAGCTGAAGATCGGCGCCTCCATTTATGCGCTGAGCACCATGCTCCTGTTCGGCAACAGCGCCATGCTTCATGTAGGCCGTTGGGGCCGACGGATGAATACCATCCTGTGTCAGATCGATTACGCCAATATCTTCATCATCATCGCGGGCACGAACACCGTGTTCCTGCTCACGCTTCATACCCCGCTTCGTTGGACGTACCTTGCCATCATCTGGACCGTGGCGTTCCTCGGATCCGTGTGTCACGCCATATGGCACGAAAATCACGATTGGCTCTTCACCACCATCTATGTGGTTCTGGGACTCACGGCCGTACTGCTCCTGCCCTTGCTGTGGAATGCGCCGAACCATGGCCACGCGGTCACTATCCTCCTGGCCGTCGGCGGGGCAGCCTACATCGCCGGGGCATGCTGCTTTGCGATGCGCCGCCCGAATCCTTTCCCCGGCTGGTTCGAATATCATGAGGTCTTTCACGCGGGAACCATCGTCGGATACGTCTGCCATGCCGTAGCGGCCTTTCTGGCCATCACCTCGGCAGCGGTCGTGTGA
- a CDS encoding DMT family transporter: MGTAEPELLRLSPWTARGMLIIAAATWGGGYTFSKIALETLSVQWMMAIRLCLSVAIMVVLLWRRIRRTHLTHLLVPGILLGFTYWIAFMFQMRGLALTEPGRNAFLTATYCVFVPFLVWIIAKQRPAARHILAAMICLFGVGFIAIPKVGASLSLGQGDTLTLIGAVLFAINLVLSGMFAKKFDMLMLTLIEFATAATLFTGGALITDPIPQAAAFSWTTLASLAYLIIGSTLVAQNFQNLAFSKVPAAQGSLILCTESLFGLLFSVVLVHEHISPTNLVGFALIFFAIVLSELHRPHMHRRRKDISGPRANVL, translated from the coding sequence GTGGGGACCGCTGAACCTGAATTACTGCGTCTTTCACCATGGACCGCGCGAGGAATGCTCATCATCGCCGCGGCCACATGGGGAGGCGGCTATACCTTTTCCAAAATCGCCCTTGAAACCCTCTCCGTGCAATGGATGATGGCGATACGACTGTGCCTGAGCGTGGCCATTATGGTGGTATTGCTTTGGCGCAGAATTCGCAGAACGCACCTGACGCATCTGTTGGTACCGGGAATACTGCTCGGGTTCACCTACTGGATAGCCTTCATGTTCCAGATGCGCGGCCTTGCGCTGACCGAACCCGGCCGCAACGCCTTTCTGACCGCAACGTATTGCGTGTTCGTCCCCTTTCTGGTGTGGATAATCGCCAAGCAACGTCCCGCGGCCCGTCATATTCTTGCAGCCATGATCTGCCTGTTCGGCGTAGGCTTCATCGCCATCCCGAAAGTCGGGGCCAGTCTCAGTCTCGGCCAGGGAGATACGCTCACCTTGATCGGCGCGGTACTGTTCGCCATCAATCTGGTCCTGTCGGGAATGTTCGCCAAGAAGTTCGACATGCTCATGCTGACACTCATCGAATTCGCCACTGCCGCGACGCTCTTCACCGGTGGCGCGCTCATCACCGATCCGATTCCGCAGGCGGCGGCTTTCAGTTGGACCACGCTCGCCTCTCTGGCATACCTCATCATCGGATCTACTCTGGTCGCCCAGAACTTCCAGAATCTTGCTTTCTCCAAGGTGCCCGCGGCCCAAGGCTCTCTGATTCTCTGCACCGAAAGCCTGTTCGGCCTGCTGTTTTCCGTGGTGCTGGTACATGAGCACATCAGTCCCACGAATCTGGTCGGCTTCGCGCTCATTTTCTTCGCCATAGTACTTTCGGAGCTGCATCGGCCCCATATGCACCGGCGCCGCAAGGACATATCGGGCCCCAGAGCGAACGTCCTCTGA
- a CDS encoding NAD-dependent epimerase/dehydratase family protein yields the protein MGSAMMDMSVDVSGLPIDTTAPVLVTGANGYVASWVVKGLLDAGVTVHAAVRNPKDEHKVGHLLRLAEGAPGELRLFAADLLKPRSYVKAMQGCAVVFHMASPFVRKVSEPMRDLVKPALEGTRNVLNSASETSEVRRVVLTSSVAAIYSDAVDVERRPGGIITESQWNDTSTTTREPYSYSKTLAEREAWHIARAQHQWRLVVVNPALVIGPALNPRPSSDSFTIVEQMIGGTGRFGLPRIGVSVVDVRDVARAHIAAAFLPDAHGRHILASEDTDTLALAKSLKPRFGNSLPLPDRAIPKALVFAAAPLIGLGRGYVRRNVGHVLRADSRKSRQELGMRYRPAQESMEDMVQSMLGRD from the coding sequence ATGGGATCAGCAATGATGGATATGTCCGTAGATGTATCGGGACTGCCAATCGACACAACCGCACCGGTTCTGGTGACCGGTGCCAACGGCTATGTGGCGAGTTGGGTGGTCAAAGGCCTGTTGGATGCCGGTGTAACCGTGCATGCGGCGGTCCGCAACCCGAAGGATGAGCATAAGGTCGGTCATCTGCTGAGGCTGGCTGAAGGTGCTCCGGGCGAGCTCAGGCTGTTCGCCGCGGATCTGCTCAAGCCCCGCTCCTATGTGAAGGCCATGCAGGGGTGTGCGGTGGTGTTCCATATGGCTTCGCCCTTTGTCCGCAAGGTCTCGGAACCGATGCGTGATTTGGTGAAACCGGCGTTGGAAGGCACCAGAAACGTGCTGAATAGCGCCAGCGAGACCTCCGAGGTCCGTCGTGTGGTGCTTACCAGCTCAGTGGCCGCCATCTATAGCGATGCGGTCGATGTGGAGCGTCGGCCCGGTGGCATCATCACCGAATCCCAGTGGAACGATACTTCCACGACCACGCGTGAGCCATATTCCTATTCCAAAACATTGGCGGAACGAGAGGCCTGGCATATCGCCCGGGCTCAGCATCAGTGGCGTCTGGTGGTGGTTAACCCCGCACTGGTTATCGGCCCGGCATTGAATCCCAGGCCGAGCAGTGACAGCTTTACCATCGTCGAGCAGATGATCGGCGGCACGGGAAGGTTCGGTCTACCCAGAATCGGGGTCAGCGTGGTGGATGTGCGTGATGTCGCCAGGGCGCATATCGCGGCGGCCTTCCTTCCTGATGCCCATGGTCGCCACATCCTTGCTTCCGAGGACACGGACACCTTGGCGCTCGCGAAGAGCCTGAAGCCTCGATTCGGCAACAGCCTGCCCCTGCCTGACAGGGCGATACCCAAGGCGCTGGTATTTGCCGCAGCACCGTTGATCGGCCTCGGTCGGGGATACGTGCGGCGGAATGTCGGGCATGTGCTGCGGGCGGATTCGAGAAAAAGTCGACAGGAGCTCGGTATGCGGTATCGTCCGGCACAGGAATCCATGGAGGACATGGTCCAGAGCATGCTTGGCCGCGACTAA
- a CDS encoding Rrf2 family transcriptional regulator, translated as MRYSTQLSDAVHILAYIAVFSESDAVTSDILAASIETNPTNVRKIMGKLRQHGLIHTVNGRPKPTLSRPVEDITLYDVFISVNEDARLIEVDDHTNPRCIIGANIQQALEKEYDRLQQAAENEMKQVTLADILRSISTSAVNTDPKNAEIVASFL; from the coding sequence ATGCGATATTCCACGCAACTCAGCGATGCCGTGCACATTCTCGCCTACATCGCCGTGTTCTCGGAAAGTGATGCGGTCACCAGCGACATTCTCGCGGCGAGCATAGAAACGAACCCGACGAACGTCCGGAAAATCATGGGCAAGTTGCGGCAACACGGCCTGATTCATACGGTGAACGGACGTCCGAAGCCGACATTGAGCCGACCGGTCGAAGACATAACCTTGTACGACGTGTTCATCAGCGTCAACGAGGATGCCCGGCTTATCGAGGTCGATGACCATACCAATCCGCGGTGCATCATCGGCGCGAATATCCAGCAGGCCCTCGAAAAGGAGTACGACCGGCTGCAGCAGGCTGCGGAAAACGAGATGAAACAGGTCACACTCGCGGACATTCTGCGAAGCATATCCACTTCAGCCGTCAACACCGACCCTAAAAACGCCGAAATCGTCGCTTCGTTCCTCTAA
- a CDS encoding SDR family oxidoreductase — MTYLVTGATGGLGGYALEYLKKMVPVSDIIALARNEEKAASLRGQGITVRIGDYGDTDSLKEAFKGVDRLLFISGAPGNRQAEHTNVVNEAKEAGVSFIAYTSFANASNVDNMLSTDHQFTEQLIERSGIAHTFLRNNWYLENETTLLKMALDSGELDYSAGDATVGWALKREYAEAAARVLSGQQETPDILELSGEPHTYGELAQALSKASGKAVSARDLDADGFTEALKGHGLPEEAAQGILGIQQLIKAGDLELTSGDFETTLGHPLLSLEDGLKEVLSL; from the coding sequence ATGACATATTTGGTAACTGGAGCAACCGGTGGTTTGGGCGGATACGCACTCGAATATCTGAAGAAGATGGTGCCTGTCTCGGACATCATCGCGCTGGCACGGAACGAAGAAAAGGCCGCATCGCTCAGAGGCCAGGGAATCACGGTTCGCATCGGGGATTATGGCGATACGGATTCGCTGAAGGAAGCCTTCAAGGGCGTTGACCGCCTGCTGTTCATCTCCGGCGCTCCGGGCAATCGTCAGGCCGAACATACCAACGTGGTGAACGAAGCCAAGGAGGCCGGTGTCTCGTTCATCGCCTACACCAGCTTTGCCAATGCCAGCAATGTGGACAACATGCTTTCCACGGACCATCAGTTCACCGAGCAGCTGATCGAGCGGTCTGGTATCGCTCACACCTTCCTGCGCAACAACTGGTACCTCGAAAACGAGACCACGTTGTTGAAGATGGCACTCGACAGCGGCGAGCTGGATTACTCCGCAGGCGATGCGACCGTCGGATGGGCTCTGAAGCGGGAATATGCAGAGGCGGCGGCACGCGTCCTGTCCGGACAGCAGGAAACCCCCGATATTCTGGAACTCTCAGGTGAGCCGCATACCTATGGTGAACTGGCACAAGCCCTGTCGAAGGCATCCGGGAAGGCGGTCAGCGCGCGTGACCTTGACGCTGACGGCTTCACGGAGGCTCTGAAAGGCCATGGGCTTCCCGAGGAGGCGGCGCAAGGGATACTCGGCATCCAGCAGCTGATAAAAGCCGGCGATCTCGAGCTGACCTCGGGGGATTTCGAAACAACGCTCGGTCATCCCCTCCTGTCGCTTGAAGATGGCCTCAAGGAAGTGCTGAGTCTCTAG